In a single window of the Pseudomonas sp. B21-015 genome:
- the olsB gene encoding L-ornithine N(alpha)-acyltransferase, with protein MTQIARISDTGNERRLQAERLVGAEALQEAQALRFNVFSGEFNARLKGAELGLDMDDYDVHCAHIGVRDLNTGRLVATTRLLDHTAASSLGKFYSEEEFSLHGLVHLKGPILEIGRTCVDPAYRNGGTIAVLWGELAEVLNQGGYSYLMGCASIPMQDGGIQAHAIMQRLRERYLCTEHLRAEPKKPLPTLDIPSNVIAEMPPLLKAYMRLGAKICGEPCWDEDFQVADVFILLKRDELCPRYAKHFKAAV; from the coding sequence ATGACTCAGATCGCCCGCATCAGCGACACCGGCAATGAACGCCGCCTGCAAGCCGAACGCCTGGTGGGCGCCGAGGCGTTGCAGGAAGCCCAGGCCTTGCGCTTCAACGTGTTCAGCGGCGAATTCAACGCCAGGCTCAAAGGCGCGGAGCTGGGTCTGGACATGGATGACTATGATGTTCACTGCGCCCACATCGGCGTGCGTGACTTGAACACCGGGCGCCTGGTGGCGACCACCCGTTTGCTCGACCACACAGCCGCCAGCAGCCTGGGCAAGTTCTACAGCGAAGAAGAATTCAGCCTGCATGGTCTGGTCCATCTGAAAGGCCCGATCCTGGAAATCGGTCGCACCTGCGTCGACCCGGCCTACCGCAACGGCGGCACCATCGCCGTGCTCTGGGGTGAACTGGCCGAAGTGCTGAACCAGGGCGGTTACAGCTATTTGATGGGGTGCGCGAGCATTCCGATGCAGGACGGCGGCATTCAGGCTCACGCGATCATGCAGCGTCTGCGCGAACGCTACCTGTGCACCGAACACCTGCGGGCCGAGCCGAAGAAACCGTTGCCGACACTGGATATCCCGTCCAACGTCATCGCCGAAATGCCGCCGCTGCTCAAGGCCTACATGCGCCTGGGCGCGAAAATCTGCGGCGAGCCGTGCTGGGACGAAGACTTCCAGGTGGCCGACGTGTTCATCCTGCTCAAGCGCGACGAGCTCTGCCCGCGCTACGCCAAGCACTTCAAGGCGGCTGTGTAA
- a CDS encoding 1-acyl-sn-glycerol-3-phosphate acyltransferase: MSRLRVYARIARVLLVVALGLSMAGVFGLFERLGVAHSMVRRQRWSRFFMARLSNALPFRVTVHGQLPKAPMLWVSNHVSWTDIPLLGMLTPLSFLSKAEVRTWPVAGWLAAKAGSLFIRRGSGDSQLIRKQMTRHLEQEHPLLMFPEGTTTDGRSLRTFHGRLLSAAIDSEVALQPVAIRYLRNGELDALAPFIGDDDLLSHLMRLFANDRGEVEIHLLKPIECQDRERAALAFEAQQAVQSALFGEIAKPAEPRRAGELIAA; this comes from the coding sequence ATGAGCCGCTTGCGGGTGTACGCGCGAATTGCGCGAGTGCTTTTGGTGGTGGCCCTGGGCTTGAGCATGGCCGGCGTGTTCGGGCTGTTCGAGCGACTGGGGGTTGCCCATTCGATGGTCCGTCGCCAGCGCTGGTCGCGGTTTTTCATGGCACGGCTGAGCAATGCCTTGCCCTTTCGTGTGACCGTGCATGGTCAATTGCCGAAGGCGCCGATGCTGTGGGTCAGCAATCATGTGTCCTGGACCGACATTCCGCTGCTGGGCATGCTCACGCCGCTGTCGTTCCTGTCCAAGGCCGAAGTGCGTACCTGGCCGGTGGCGGGCTGGTTGGCGGCCAAGGCCGGCAGCCTGTTCATTCGCCGTGGTTCAGGCGACAGTCAGTTGATCCGCAAACAAATGACCCGTCATCTGGAACAGGAACATCCGCTGCTGATGTTCCCGGAAGGCACCACCACCGATGGCCGCTCGCTGCGTACGTTTCATGGGCGTTTGCTGTCCGCGGCGATCGATTCCGAAGTGGCGCTGCAGCCGGTGGCGATTCGTTATCTGCGCAATGGCGAGCTCGATGCCCTGGCACCGTTCATTGGCGATGATGATTTGCTGTCGCACCTGATGCGTTTGTTCGCCAATGATCGAGGCGAGGTGGAGATTCACCTGCTCAAACCGATCGAATGCCAGGACCGGGAGCGCGCGGCGCTGGCGTTCGAAGCGCAGCAGGCGGTGCAGAGCGCGTTGTTTGGTGAAATCGCGAAACCTGCCGAGCCACGGCGTGCCGGCGAACTGATCGCTGCCTGA
- a CDS encoding ACP phosphodiesterase has protein sequence MNYLAHLHLGGQRPGQLLGSLYGDFVKGRLQGQFDPEIEAAIQLHRSIDVFTDRHPLVDIALSRFSITRRRYAGIVLDVFFDHCLARDWTLYSDQPLEQFTSDVYRVLSTESQLPERLAKIAPHMVANDWLGAYQEFEVLEQVLRGISRRLTRPEELAAAMQELRALYEPLSEDFRLFYPELQDFVARRV, from the coding sequence ATGAACTATCTCGCACATCTGCACCTCGGTGGCCAGCGCCCCGGTCAACTGCTCGGCAGTTTGTATGGCGATTTCGTCAAAGGACGGCTGCAGGGGCAGTTCGATCCGGAGATTGAAGCGGCCATCCAGTTGCACCGCAGCATTGACGTGTTTACCGATCGCCATCCGCTGGTGGATATCGCCTTGTCGCGGTTTTCCATCACGCGCCGGCGTTACGCCGGGATCGTGCTCGATGTGTTTTTCGATCATTGCCTGGCGCGGGACTGGACGCTTTATTCGGATCAGCCACTGGAGCAGTTCACGTCGGACGTGTACAGGGTGCTGTCCACCGAGTCGCAATTGCCGGAGCGCCTGGCGAAGATTGCGCCGCACATGGTGGCCAATGACTGGTTGGGGGCTTATCAGGAGTTCGAGGTGCTGGAGCAGGTGCTGCGCGGGATATCACGCAGGCTGACCCGGCCGGAGGAACTGGCCGCTGCGATGCAGGAATTACGGGCGTTGTATGAACCGTTGAGCGAGGATTTCCGATTGTTCTATCCCGAGTTGCAGGACTTTGTAGCGCGACGAGTGTAG
- a CDS encoding helix-turn-helix transcriptional regulator, translating into MTLDLDEIIKALAHPVRRDILHWLKDPTVEFPDQSHSNEHGVCAGQIDQRCGLSQSTVSAHLATLQRAGLISSRKVGQWHFFKRNEETIQEFLRTFSKEL; encoded by the coding sequence ATGACCCTCGACCTCGACGAAATAATAAAAGCCCTGGCACACCCAGTACGGCGAGACATCCTGCACTGGCTCAAAGACCCGACCGTCGAATTCCCCGACCAGTCCCACAGCAATGAGCACGGCGTCTGCGCCGGGCAGATCGATCAACGTTGCGGTTTGTCGCAGTCCACGGTGTCCGCACACCTGGCGACTCTGCAACGCGCCGGCTTGATCAGCAGCCGCAAAGTCGGCCAGTGGCATTTTTTCAAACGCAACGAGGAAACCATCCAGGAATTCCTCCGCACTTTCAGCAAAGAGCTCTGA